A window of Hallerella porci genomic DNA:
TGCAATGATTCTAAACGATGCGTCGACCATTTGGCTTTTCGATTACGATTTGACCCTTTACTTTGAATCGGAACGCGCCGTTTTAAATTCCTTAGACCGTCGCATCTCTTTGTACGTGCAAAAAATTCTCGGTTGCGATTTTGAAAAGGCGCAGGAAATCCGTAAAGAATATCTCCGCGATTACGGGACGACATTAGCGGGATTACGCGCAAAATTCGGCGTTTCTCCTGATGATTTTTTTGACTTCATTCACGAACCGGAATTTTTGATTTATCCAGAGCCCGCGCCACAAAAGCGCGAATTTTTAATGCGGTTAAAAGGTCCGCGCTACATTTTCACCAACGGGCGCTCGGATTGGAGCCGTACCGGCTGCAAGCGCATGGGAATTTACGATTGTTTTCGTCGCATCGTCGGGCTCGAAGATTTAAATTGGGAAGGGAAACCGCAAATTTCTGCATACGAAAAAATGGAATCGGTTTTAATCGAAGATGGCGTTACAGAAAAAATTTTTCCCGAAAAAATTATCCTCTTAGACGATTCATTAAAAAATTTAAAACCCGCCGCTGAACGCGGTTGGCGAACAATTTGGGTAAATTCAAGCCTCGAACCCAAACCAAATTTTGTCCACGAAAAAGTGGAAAATTTGATTAAGTTAGGAATTAGGAATGAGGAATGTTAAGGCGGCTTCGCCGCAAGGTAAAACGCGAGTTCTAAAACGGTAAATTTTGGTGGTTTTCGCGCGAAGCGCCGCTATTTTCATTTCTCATTAAACTGAGTAGACTAATCACAATCCATCCGTCTTCATCGAAGTCGAAGAGGAATCCGGGTTGGACGAGAATTTTCTTTTCTTCTAATAAACGGAGAGTGAGTGCCTCGTCTTCTTCGCCGTCGAAATGAAGGGCTGCGTACCAGCCGCCTTGAACTTGCGGAAAAATCTCAGTGGACGGAAATTTCTTGCGGAGAATTTGCAAATTTTCTTGAACTCGTTCGGAAATTTTTTCTTCGTATTCTTTTGATGCGCGGAGCATTGGCTCAGCTAACGCAAAAGCGGGCGAGGCAACGCTTAAATAAGCGTCGGCGACAAATTCAATCGCCGCTTTTAATTTTTCGCCAAGTCGTCCCGGGCGGTAGGCAATCCAACCGAGTTTTAATTGCGGCGAACCGACGGATTTGGAAAATCCGCCGAGAAAGAAAACGGGAACATCTTTAGAATCCCAATTCCACGGGCGTTCTGTTCCATCGTAAATAAAATCGCCAAAAACTTCATCGACGATAATCGCCAAATTTTCGAGACTTGCAAAATCGATGACCGCATCCCATTCGGCGTGAGAAAGAACATGTCCAGTCGGATTATTGGGAGAAACTAAAAGCAGAATTTTCGTGTGCGCAGGAAACGTGCAAAGTGAATCCAAATCGAGCGCCCATTTCTCCTTTTCGCGTTTCAAAAAATACGGCGCCGTTTTTAAATATTCGAGTGCGGCGAGGGAATCCAAAAGCGGATAACCTGGAAGCGGTGTTAAAATGACATCGCCCGGATCGCAGAGAGTTTTGAATAAAATGGAATACGCTTCGCTTGTGCTCGAGGTGAGTTGAATCCATTCGGGATGAAAATAGCCACCGCGTTCTTGAAAGTAAGCGGCGACGGCTTTCCGCGATTCTTCCCAGCCGCTCGAATCCGGATTCCAAATGGAAAATTTTTGGGAAGCTTCGTCCAGCGCAGGTTTTAAATCAAAGGCTAAACCAACTTTTAACGGGCTCGAAAGAGTTAAGTCGGTAAACGTGCCAACTTTTTTCTTGAGCGCTGAAAGTTGCATAAAAAAAGGAGAATCGGAAAGATCCTCCGGAAGTCTTTGGGATAGACCGTTCAATGTCTTTGCCTCTTCCAAAGAAAAAGTAAAATCGTAGCGAGGAAAACACCCGCAGGAACTGCGACAATCAAAGCGATAATCAGCAGTTTTTGAAAGCGGGAAAGACCTTGCATTTTCTCACGAAAATTTTGCAGTCTTTCTTTTGCTTGGGCGAGTGTTTCCATCATCAAACGATTACTTCAAATGAGCGTGAATCCAATTCGAAAGATCTTCGATTTTCACGTGTTCTTGCTTCATCGAATCGCGTTCGCGGACGGTGACCATTCCCTTGAGTTCAGGATTGACATCGTCGCCTTCGCCGATGGTATCAAAGTCCACGGTAATGCAATACGGTGTGCCGAGTTCATCTTGACGGCGATAACGCTTTCCGATGGATTGCGTTTCATCGTATTCGACGTTGAAGTCTTGAATCAAATTCTTGTAGATTTTTTCGGCGACTTCTTTGACTTTGCCTTTCTTCACGAGCGGAAGAATTGCAGCCTTGACCGGAGCGACCTTCGGGCTAAAGTGCATCACCACGCGTTCTTCGCCGTTTTCGAGTTTTTCGACATCATAAGCGTCGCAGAGAAGAACGAGGAGAAGACGGTCTACGCCCAAAGACGGTTCAACGACATACGGAATGTATCGTTTATTTTTCACCGCATCAAAGTATTCCATTTTGACTTTGGATTCTTTTTGATGTTGCGTTAAATCGTAATCGGTGCGGCTTGCGATTCCCCAAAGTTCGCCCCAACCAAACGGGAAGTTGTATTCGATATCCGATGTTCCGTTCGAATAGTGCGAAAGTTCTTCTTTAGCGTGTTCGCGGAGGCGGAGCTTTTCTTTGTTCACGCCGAGGCTTTCGACGAATTCTACGCAAGTCTTTTTCCAATAATTGTACCAATCTACTTCGGTTCCCGGTTCGCAGAAGAATTCGAGTTCCATCTGTTCAAATTCGCGGGTGCGGAAAATGAAGTTACCCGGTGTAATTTCGTTGCGGAAAGATTTACCGATTTGTCCGACGCCAAACGGAATTTTTGGGCGGACATTGTCCATAATATTTTTGAAGTTGATGAAGATACCTTGAGCGGTTTCCGGACGGAGATAAACTTTGTTGCCGGTGCCTTCGAGAACGCCGAGCTGCGTTTGGAACATCAAGTTAAAGGCGCGCGGTTCGGTGAAATCTTTCTTGCCGCATTTCGGGCATTCGATTTCGTTATCGATCATCATCTGATGAATTTCGGGGAAGGTTTTTCCGGCGCAGCAGCTTTCACCGAGCTTTTCTTCCAAGAGTTGGTCTGCGCGGAAACGTTCGTGGCAAGCTTTGCAATCGACGAGAGGATCCGAAAAGTTCGAAACGTGACCCGAAGCCTGCCAAACGCGAGGATTCAAAAGGATAGAAGAATCGAGGCCGACGACATCCGGACGCGATGCGACGAAATTTTTCCACCAGAGATTTTTGATATTGCGCTTGAGTTCAACGCCATAAGGACCGTAGTCCCAAGTGTTCGCGAGACCGTCATAAATTTCGGAACCCGGGAAAATAAAACCACGTCTTTTGCAGAGAGAAATGACATCTTTGAGAGCATTCTGAACTGTTTTTGCCATAAAAAGTCCTTTTTTGAATTCTTTGACGGAAAATATAGCAAAACGTAAATTTTGAGGCGAGGAGATTTTCGTTTCAAGCGAAGAAAAGAGTCGGTAAATTCATTTCTGTAAAATCAATAAATTATGAAAAAAGGCTCGTTTAGAGCCTTTTGCAATTTCTTCACAATTTCAATTCTATGGATTTTTTAATTCCTCAATTGCTTTTCTTTTGCCATTCGCTGCACGCCTAGCGGACACAGGGATGCCGGTAAACAGGCTAAATTTTTTATCCCTAATGAGGGAATGGATTCGTCAAAAAGTTCCTCTTGAATATCAACTTGAAACAGTTGTTTTACAACCGATTTTGAAAGTTGAATAAAATAAGGAATGCGCACTACTTTATATCCATTGGTTTCATAAATTTTAGTATTCTCTTCATCCTTAATGATGGATAAAACTTGATTGTAATGCGGAAGGCCATCAAATTCAACAATCATTTTTAGCGCTTCACTTCGATAATCTGGTCTAATTCTGCGAGCTTTGTTGTTTAAATCTTTTAAATTGGGAATCGCTTTATCATGAATCCAATCATGTATATTCGGGAATATTTTAGCTAAGTAAATTTCTAATCCGGTTCTGCAAAGATTAAATTCCTTGTCAAAGCCATCTTTTTCAGCATCCGCAGTCGTTTCTCTTAAAAATCCGTATGGAATCATTTTTTGCTCCTTTTACTTATATTTTTTTGTTTAGAATATACATTTTTTATTGTTAATGACATAAACTTTTCCCTTTTTTACCAAGTGAGAATTTATTCCACATTCCTAATTCCTCGTTTTCGCCGTGCACACTCATTCCTAATTTCTATACTTGTTTTATGAACGCATTGCAATTTCCTGAATTTCTACCGACTCAAAACTTTGGAAAACTTTCTGCTTTTTCAAATTGGAATGCGGGAACATTGCATGTAGAAGGGCTTTCGCCTGCGGCGGCTGCGCTTGTCGTGGCGGATCGCTTTGCGAAGTTTCCCGAAAGCATTTTGGTCATCGTGGACGATTATCGTTCGGGCGAAATTTGGATGCAAAATTTGCAAGCTTTCGTCGGCGAAAAAAATGTGCATTTTTTCCCATCGCTCGGCGTTAAAGCGTATGAAGCGAAGCTTCCTTTTGACGGAATTCTCGAAGAACGGTTGCGATTTTTCAAAGCAGCGACGAGCAAAGTGCCGTTTATCGCCGTTTGTCCGGTGGATTCTCTTTTGCAGCGGCTTCCGCCCCAAGAAAATTTGCAAAAGCAAAAACTCGTTTTTCACGTGGGCGATGTCGTCGATCCGCTTTCGTTGCGACAAAAATTGAATGACCGCGGATTTACCGAGCAACCGGTCGTCGGCGCGGTCGGCGAATTTTCTATCCGCGGATGCATTGTCGATATCAATTTATTTATGGCGAAGCATCCGGTGCGCTTGGAATTTTTCGGCGACGAAATTGAAAGCATTCGTTCCTTTGATATTTTTTCGCAGCGCTCGATCGAAGAATTGAAATCGGTGGAAATTTATCCGCATGGGGAATTTACCCTTTCGATGGAAGCCAAAGCGAAAATTCCTCTCGAAGATTCGGATTTAATTTGGTGGCGGCGTTCGGAATACGAAACTTTATCGGCGAATATTTTTGATTATATGCCAAAGGCTGCGATTGCCTTTGATAAACAATCGACGATTGAAGAATCCGCAGCAAAACTCGGCGCTTTACATCTCAAAGCTTACGAAAAAGCGGTCTCGCTTGGACAAAAAGTGATGCCTCCTTTGGAACTTTGGTTCCGCTTTGACGCTTTCCGCGAAATTCTTGCGAAGCGCATTTGCGTCAATTTTACGCGGGCACAAATGGAATCGAAAGATTGGATTTCGATTTCGTCTCGGTTGCAGACGAAAGGGGTCGAAGGCACAAGCGGACTTGTCAAAGAAATGGAGGAATTTGCTGCATCGGGCGGGCTCATTTATTTGGTTGCCCATTCCGAAGGCAGCGCGCAGCGTTTGGAACATCTTTTTGAAGAAGCGCCTCTTGCGGGAATTCTTCTCGGCGATCTTTCGAACGGATTTTGGGCGGATTCCGAAGGAGTCGCTTTCTTAACCGAATCTGAGATTTTCAATCGCACCGGAAAAGTGCGGAGAAAGCATGCGGTTTCGGGTTCCATTTCGGATGCGCTTTTGATTGAATCGCTTTCTCGCGGCGATTATGTGGTGCACGAAGATCACGGCGTTGGGCGTTACCGCGGGCTTGTTCGCGAAAAAATCGGCGGTGGACTTGTCGATTGCATTCTTCTCGAATACGCGGGCAATGACCGTTTGAAATTTCCCGTTTCCGATTTGCGAAAAATTGAAAAGATGCCGAATACCGATGAAGCGATTCCGGAACTTGCGCATCTCGGGACGAAGACTTGGGAAAAACTCAAAGAGCGCGTCAAAAAGCGAGTCATCAAAATTGCGAAAGAACTCGTGCAACTTTATGCGCGTCGCGAACTCATCGAAGGCTTTGCGTTTCCGCCCGATTCGCGAATGCAAAAAGAATTCGAAGATGCCTTTGAATATGAGCCGACTCCGGATCAGGTGCGGGCAACTGCCGAAATTAAAGCGGATATGGAAAATACGCGGCCGATGGATCGCTTGGTCTGCGGCGATGTCGGATTTGGAAAAACCGAAGTGGCGATGCGTGCTGCGTTTAAATGCATTTATTCGAAAAAGCAAGTGGCGGTTTTAGTGCCGACGACGATTTTAGCGGCGCAGCATTACGAAACTTTCCGCGAACGTTTTGCAGCATTTCCGGTGAATATTGCACTTGTCAACCGTTACAAAACCGCAGCCGAAAAGAAGAAAATTTTCCAAGAAGTTTCCGAAGGAAAATACGACATCGTCATCGGAACACATGCGCTTTTATCCAATCAAAGCGCCTTCAAAGATTTGGGACTTTTAATTATCGATGAAGAGCAAAAATTCGGAGTGAAGCAAAAAGAACATTTGCGCGAATTGCGTTTAACGGTGGATACTCTCAGCATGAGTGCGACACCGATTCCGCGGTCGCTCCATCTTTCGCTCACCGGAGTCCGCGACATTTCTCTTATCAATACGCCGCCGATGAATCGCCTTCCGGTGGAAACGAAAATTTTAGCCCGCGATGATTCTGTTCTCGCCGAAGCAATTCACGATGAACTCGCCCGCGGTGGGCAAGTGTTCGTGGTAAATGATCGGGTGCAAAGCATTGAAAATTTAGCGGCGGATATCGAAGCAATGGCGCCGGGCGCGCGCGTCGCCGTCGCGCATGGTCAAATGGAAGATCACGATTTGGAACGCGTGATGGATGCGTTTATCAAAGGCGACTTTGACATTCTCGTGAGCACGAGCATTATCGAAAGCGGGCTCGATGTGCCGAATGCGAATACGATTCTCATTATGAATGCGCATCATTTTGGCATTAGCCAGTTGTATCAGATGCGCGGACGCGTCGGGCGTTCGGATGTTCTCGCTTATGCCTATTTGGTTGTCCCAAAAAGCGAAGCGATTTCGACAGAATCGATGAAACGATTGCAGGCGCTTGAACAATTTACGGATTTGGGAAGCGGTTACCAACTCGCAATGCGGGATTTGGAAATCCGCGGGGCGGGAAATTTACTCGGGTCGGAACAGCACGGTTTCATCGCCGAAGTCGGTTACGAAACATATGTGCGTTTAGTCCGCGAAGCGGTCGAAGAACTTCGCGGCGGTGGGGAAGGCTCGCCCAAAGTTCAGCCCCGCGTGGAACTTTCTGTCGATGCATTCCTGCCGGAAACTTACATTACCGATGGACTTTCTCGCATTTCGATTTATCAGCGCTTGGCGCGTTCGACGAAGAGCGAAGAACTTTCGCAGCTACAATCGGAATTAGAAGATCGCTTTGGGCCTTTGCCCGCTCCCGTGGAAAAGCTTTTCCTCGTGACGAAAATCGCTTTAATCGCAAGTAAACTTCGCATTCAAGGAGTGGAAGCGCGTCGCGGAATGCTCGTCTTTACCTTTGTCGAATTTCCTCCGCCCGATCCGAAACTCCTCGCCGAAATGGTTGCAAATTCACCGTATCCGATGCGATTCGTCGGCAGTTCACCGCTGCAAGGTGCTGTGGAACTCGGAAACGGAACCGATGACGAAGTCGCGGAACGAGCCTGCAAATTTTTCTGCGCGGTGGCGCAGAAATAAAAAATGGACGCACGGCTTTGCCGTGCGTCGGAGAAAAACAAATGCGCCCGCTTCGCGGGCGCATTGCAATTTTCAAAGGCTTAGTTTTCTTTCACCGCTTCTTGCATCTTCTTGAGAGCAGCCTTCGGATCGAGTTCAATTTCATCCGAAGCTTCGTCGACAAGACCTGCGAAATCATCATACCAATCGGTGAAAATTTCTACTTGGAGATGATCGGCGCCAGGAATTGTCAAGCGGACGCCGCATTCGTCGCCGACGCGTTCGTCATACTTTTCTAATTCTGGCTTGAGAAGAGTCAAATCCATACCGTCTAAGTCTTCGGGGTCGAGCCAAATCGGAGCTTCTTTGCCTTCTTCGGATTTATCTTCGACAACTTCGCCGTTATCTTTGCAACAGCAGCAACCGTTATCGTCATCTTCGACGCCGGATTCGTAGTAGAATTCATCGTCTTCTAAATAAAGGGTTTCGACGAAAATCGCTTTGGCGTTTAACGCTTTCGCCGCTTCGATAAATTCAGCAAAGTCCCCGCCAAAATAGCGGACAGTTTCTGCATCCGAATTGATTTCTTGCACAGGAATCGGCAAAAAACCGTTCTTCTTCAAGCTATCAAAAATTTCGTCGGTTACATTTTTGGTTTCAGCCATGATTGCTCCTTATGGATGATACTTGAGAAGGCTCGGCGCCTTTTCGCGGATGAGTTTCAAAATGCGCGCTTCGGCTTCGTCGCCGCGGGCAGTTTCGCGAACGCTAACGAGCGGGAGGAAAAGCGGACTATTGAAAAGAGTTCCCAGAGGAATCGGATTCTTGCGGCAGAATGTCGTTTCGATGTAATCGCGTGCGGCATCTTGCAAGTCATCGCACTTCGTAAAGTCGCCCTTTTGGAACGCGTTGTAAAGATCCACAAAAATTTTGCAGGCTTCAGGAATATTTCCCGATGCGCTCACGAGTCCGGTTCCACCCATTTCGAGAATGTCGATGAAAGAACCGTCTTCGCCGCTCATGACTGCGAAATCTTTGCCCTTGGTTTCGTTAATCACGCGGAGAGTATCTTCGTGATATTTTTCACCGATTTTAAAATCCACGGCTTGCTTGAGACCGATGATGTTTTTATCGTCGGCGAGGCGGATAAGGGTATCGGGATGCACGTAGCTCGAAGTTCTTCCGGGCACATTGTAAATGACGATTTTTGCGCCGGTTTCTTGGCTAATTGTGCGGTAATGCTTTTCTAAGCCTTCTTGCGGAGGATTGTTGTAATATCCGGTGACGCAGAGAACGGCGACGGGAGCAATTTTCAAAACATTTTCGATGATTTCAATGGATTCGCGCGTGCA
This region includes:
- a CDS encoding HAD family hydrolase translates to MILNDASTIWLFDYDLTLYFESERAVLNSLDRRISLYVQKILGCDFEKAQEIRKEYLRDYGTTLAGLRAKFGVSPDDFFDFIHEPEFLIYPEPAPQKREFLMRLKGPRYIFTNGRSDWSRTGCKRMGIYDCFRRIVGLEDLNWEGKPQISAYEKMESVLIEDGVTEKIFPEKIILLDDSLKNLKPAAERGWRTIWVNSSLEPKPNFVHEKVENLIKLGIRNEEC
- a CDS encoding pyridoxal phosphate-dependent aminotransferase, which produces MQLSALKKKVGTFTDLTLSSPLKVGLAFDLKPALDEASQKFSIWNPDSSGWEESRKAVAAYFQERGGYFHPEWIQLTSSTSEAYSILFKTLCDPGDVILTPLPGYPLLDSLAALEYLKTAPYFLKREKEKWALDLDSLCTFPAHTKILLLVSPNNPTGHVLSHAEWDAVIDFASLENLAIIVDEVFGDFIYDGTERPWNWDSKDVPVFFLGGFSKSVGSPQLKLGWIAYRPGRLGEKLKAAIEFVADAYLSVASPAFALAEPMLRASKEYEEKISERVQENLQILRKKFPSTEIFPQVQGGWYAALHFDGEEDEALTLRLLEEKKILVQPGFLFDFDEDGWIVISLLSLMRNENSGASRENHQNLPF
- a CDS encoding glycine--tRNA ligase, which codes for MAKTVQNALKDVISLCKRRGFIFPGSEIYDGLANTWDYGPYGVELKRNIKNLWWKNFVASRPDVVGLDSSILLNPRVWQASGHVSNFSDPLVDCKACHERFRADQLLEEKLGESCCAGKTFPEIHQMMIDNEIECPKCGKKDFTEPRAFNLMFQTQLGVLEGTGNKVYLRPETAQGIFINFKNIMDNVRPKIPFGVGQIGKSFRNEITPGNFIFRTREFEQMELEFFCEPGTEVDWYNYWKKTCVEFVESLGVNKEKLRLREHAKEELSHYSNGTSDIEYNFPFGWGELWGIASRTDYDLTQHQKESKVKMEYFDAVKNKRYIPYVVEPSLGVDRLLLVLLCDAYDVEKLENGEERVVMHFSPKVAPVKAAILPLVKKGKVKEVAEKIYKNLIQDFNVEYDETQSIGKRYRRQDELGTPYCITVDFDTIGEGDDVNPELKGMVTVRERDSMKQEHVKIEDLSNWIHAHLK
- a CDS encoding DUF559 domain-containing protein, yielding MIPYGFLRETTADAEKDGFDKEFNLCRTGLEIYLAKIFPNIHDWIHDKAIPNLKDLNNKARRIRPDYRSEALKMIVEFDGLPHYNQVLSIIKDEENTKIYETNGYKVVRIPYFIQLSKSVVKQLFQVDIQEELFDESIPSLGIKNLACLPASLCPLGVQRMAKEKQLRN
- the mfd gene encoding transcription-repair coupling factor, giving the protein MNALQFPEFLPTQNFGKLSAFSNWNAGTLHVEGLSPAAAALVVADRFAKFPESILVIVDDYRSGEIWMQNLQAFVGEKNVHFFPSLGVKAYEAKLPFDGILEERLRFFKAATSKVPFIAVCPVDSLLQRLPPQENLQKQKLVFHVGDVVDPLSLRQKLNDRGFTEQPVVGAVGEFSIRGCIVDINLFMAKHPVRLEFFGDEIESIRSFDIFSQRSIEELKSVEIYPHGEFTLSMEAKAKIPLEDSDLIWWRRSEYETLSANIFDYMPKAAIAFDKQSTIEESAAKLGALHLKAYEKAVSLGQKVMPPLELWFRFDAFREILAKRICVNFTRAQMESKDWISISSRLQTKGVEGTSGLVKEMEEFAASGGLIYLVAHSEGSAQRLEHLFEEAPLAGILLGDLSNGFWADSEGVAFLTESEIFNRTGKVRRKHAVSGSISDALLIESLSRGDYVVHEDHGVGRYRGLVREKIGGGLVDCILLEYAGNDRLKFPVSDLRKIEKMPNTDEAIPELAHLGTKTWEKLKERVKKRVIKIAKELVQLYARRELIEGFAFPPDSRMQKEFEDAFEYEPTPDQVRATAEIKADMENTRPMDRLVCGDVGFGKTEVAMRAAFKCIYSKKQVAVLVPTTILAAQHYETFRERFAAFPVNIALVNRYKTAAEKKKIFQEVSEGKYDIVIGTHALLSNQSAFKDLGLLIIDEEQKFGVKQKEHLRELRLTVDTLSMSATPIPRSLHLSLTGVRDISLINTPPMNRLPVETKILARDDSVLAEAIHDELARGGQVFVVNDRVQSIENLAADIEAMAPGARVAVAHGQMEDHDLERVMDAFIKGDFDILVSTSIIESGLDVPNANTILIMNAHHFGISQLYQMRGRVGRSDVLAYAYLVVPKSEAISTESMKRLQALEQFTDLGSGYQLAMRDLEIRGAGNLLGSEQHGFIAEVGYETYVRLVREAVEELRGGGEGSPKVQPRVELSVDAFLPETYITDGLSRISIYQRLARSTKSEELSQLQSELEDRFGPLPAPVEKLFLVTKIALIASKLRIQGVEARRGMLVFTFVEFPPPDPKLLAEMVANSPYPMRFVGSSPLQGAVELGNGTDDEVAERACKFFCAVAQK
- a CDS encoding dihydrodipicolinate synthase family protein gives rise to the protein MQITNASQLRGVFPALFTPLKDDDPKHLKNSIDYKKMGQMIDDVIAAGAAGVLPAVTTGQSATVSPQQHLDIIKFTLDYVDGRVPVIAGAGSNCTRESIEIIENVLKIAPVAVLCVTGYYNNPPQEGLEKHYRTISQETGAKIVIYNVPGRTSSYVHPDTLIRLADDKNIIGLKQAVDFKIGEKYHEDTLRVINETKGKDFAVMSGEDGSFIDILEMGGTGLVSASGNIPEACKIFVDLYNAFQKGDFTKCDDLQDAARDYIETTFCRKNPIPLGTLFNSPLFLPLVSVRETARGDEAEARILKLIREKAPSLLKYHP